One Hevea brasiliensis isolate MT/VB/25A 57/8 chromosome 5, ASM3005281v1, whole genome shotgun sequence genomic region harbors:
- the LOC131179952 gene encoding acetyl-coenzyme A carboxylase carboxyl transferase subunit beta, chloroplastic-like, which produces MDSFSSLENTSISEDPILNDINKNTYSWSNSDSSSYSNVDHLVGVRDIQNFSADETFLVRDSNRDSYSIYFDIENKVFEIDNDHSFLSELKSSFYSYWNSSYLNNGFRSGDSHYNHYMYDTKYSWNNYINSCIDSYLRSQICIDSYILSGSNNYSESYIYSYICGESGNSSESESSSIRISTSGSNLIIRENSNDLDVTQKYKHLWVQCENCYGLNYKKFFKSRMNICEQCGYHLKMSSSDRIELLIDLGTWDPMDEDMVSLDPIEFHLEEEPYKDHIDSY; this is translated from the coding sequence ATGGATAGTTTCAGTTCTCTTGAAAATACTAGTATAAGTGAAGACCCAATTCTAAATGATATAAATAAAAACACCTATAGTTGGAGTAATAGTGACAGCTCTAGTTACAGTAATGTTGATCATTTAGTTGGTGTCAGGGACATTCAGAATTTCAGTGCCGATGAAACTTTTTTAGTTAGGGATAGTAATAGGGATAGTTATTCCATATATTTTGATATTGAAAATAAAGTTTTTGAGATTGACAATGATCATTCTTTTCTGAGTGAACTAAAAAGTTCTTTTTATAGTTATTGGAATTCTAGTTATCTGAATAATGGGTTTAGGAGTGGTGACTCCCACTATAATCATTATATGTATGATACTAAATATAGTTGGAATAATTACATCAATAGTTGCATTGACAGTTATCTTCGCTCTCAAATCTGTATTGATAGTTATATTTTAAGTGGTAGTAACAATTACAGCGAAAGTTACATTTATAGTTACATTTGTGGTGAAAGTGGAAATAGTAGTGAAAGTGAGAGTTCCAGTATAAGAATTAGCACGAGTGGTAGCAATTTAATTATAAGAGAAAATTCTAATGATCTCGATGTAACTCAAAAATACAAGCATTTGTGGGTTCAATGCGAAAATTGTTATGGATTAAATTATAAGAAATTTTTTAAGTCAAGAATGAATATTTGTGAACAATGTGGATATCATTTGAAAATGAGTAGTTCAGATAGAATTGAACTTTTGATTGACCTAGGCACTTGGGATCCTATGGATGAAGACATGGTATCTCTGGATCCCATTGAATTTCATTTAGAAGAGGAACCTTATAAAGATCATATTGATTCTTATTAA
- the LOC110667409 gene encoding putative pentatricopeptide repeat-containing protein At5g52630 translates to MLHQAPKRTIETPTTLSKLLQNILIEPKQELKPLQNPLNQSALVQNDKPPQNQLNQLPFQGKYRYICDLLLSQTHSRSLFNGLQLHAQIIKSGLQAIPLVSHHLINFYSKTELPLFSLQVFEEAQQKSSTTWSSLISSLAQNALPGLAIEYFRRMLVDNIRPDDRIFPSATKACAILGRCDIGKSVHGFVIKTGLDFDVFVGSSTVDMYAKCGEIKDARKVFDQMPERNVVSWSGMIYGYAQLGEDEEALRLFKEALLEDLDVNDFTFSSVIRVCGNSTLLELGRQMHGLCFKTSYDSSSFVGSSLISLYSRCGVIEAASRVFDEVPIKNLGMWNAMLISSAQHAHTEKVFDLFEKMKIVRMRPNFITFLCLLYACSHAGLIDKGKFYFGLIKEYGIEPGAQHYASMVDLLGRAGKLQEALATIKGMPIEPTESVWGAFLTGCRLHGDSELAAFAADRIFELGPVSSGMNVLLSNAYAAAGRYEDAARARKMLRDHGVKKETGLSWIEEGNRVHTFAAGDRSHERTKEIHQKLGELEEDMERAGYVADTSFVLREVDSEEKRLTIRYHSERLAVAFGLIAFRDNRPIRVMKNLRICGDCHTAIKFMSQCSGRVIIVRDNNRFHRFENGKCSCDDYW, encoded by the coding sequence ATGCTTCACCAAGCCCCCAAGAGAACTATAGAGACACCCACCACTCTCTCCAAGCTCCTACAGAATATTTTGATTGAACCCAAACAAGAGCTAAAACCCCTGCAAAATCCCTTGAACCAATCTGCTCTTGTACAGAACGATAAGCCTCCACAGAATCAACTAAACCAGTTACCCTTTCAAGGAAAGTATAGATACATTTGCGACCTCCTTTTATCTCAAACCCACTCAAGGTCCCTTTTTAATGGCCTTCAACTTCATGCCCAAATCATCAAATCAGGCCTTCAAGCAATCCCTCTAGTCTCCCACCATCTCATCAACTTCTATTCCAAGACAGAGTTGCCCCTTTTTTCCCTTCAAGTTTTTGAGGAAGCTCAGCAGAAGTCATCCACCACCTGGAGCTCTTTAATATCCTCTTTAGCGCAAAATGCGCTGCCTGGTCTTGCCATCGAATACTTTCGTCGAATGCTTGTTGATAATATCCGGCCTGACGACCGTATATTCCCTAGTGCTACTAAAGCTTGTGCAATTTTGGGTAGGTGTGATATTGGGAAATCTGTTCATGGTTTTGTGATTAAAACTGGACTTGATTTTGACGTGTTTGTGGGGAGTTCTACGGTTGACATGTACGCAAAATGTGGGGAGATAAAGGATGCGAGAAAAGTGTTTGATCAAATGCCAGAGAGGAATGTGGTTTCTTGGAGTGGTATGATTTATGGGTATGCTCAATTGGGTGAAGATGAGGAGGCTTTAAgactcttcaaagaagctttatTGGAGGATTTGGATGTGAATGATTTTACTTTTTCCAGTGTTATTAGGGTTTGTGGTAATTCCACATTGCTTGAACTAGGGAGGCAGATGCATGGTTTGTGTTTCAAAACAAGTTATGATTCGTCAAGTTTTGTGGGCAGTTCTTTGATTTCTTTATATTCAAGATGTGGTGTTATTGAAGCAGCTTCTAGGGTTTTTGATGAGGTCCCAATTAAGAATCTTGGGATGTGGAATGCTATGTTGATTTCTTCTGCTCAACATGCACATACAGAGAAAGTCTTTGATTTGTTTGAAAAAATGAAAATTGTTAGGATGAGACCAAATTTTATTACCTTTTTATGTTTGCTTTATGCTTGTAGTCATGCAGGATTAATTGATAAAGGAAAGTTCTATTTTGGGCTTATAAAGGAGTATGGGATTGAGCCAGGGGCTCAGCATTATGCTTCTATGGTGGACTTGCTTGGCCGTGCTGGGAAATTACAGGAAGCACTTGCAACTATTAAGGGAATGCCCATAGAGCCAACAGAATCTGTGTGGGGAGCTTTTCTTACAGGGTGCCGCCTCCATGGGGATAGTGAATTGGCAGCCTTTGCAGCTGATAGAATCTTTGAGTTGGGGCCTGTTAGTTCAGGCATGAATGTGCTGTTATCCAATGCATATGCTGCTGCTGGAAGATACGAGGATGCAGCCAGAGCCAGAAAGATGCTTAGGGATCATGGTGTAAAAAAAGAGACAGGTTTGAGTTGGATTGAGGAAGGTAATAGGGTTCATACCTTTGCTGCAGGGGATAGGTCTCACGAGAGAACCAAAGAAATTCATCAGAAATTAGGGGAATTGGAAGAAGATATGGAGAGAGCTGGTTATGTAGCAGACACAAGTTTTGTACTTCGAGAGGTGGATAGTGAAGAGAAAAGGCTGACAATTAGGTACCATAGTGAAAGACTGGCAGTTGCATTCGGGCTCATTGCCTTCAGAGACAATAGGCCAATTAGGGTAATGAAAAATTTGCGGATATGTGGTGATTGCCACACTGCAATCAAGTTTATGTCCCAGTGCTCTGGAAGAGTAATAATCGTGAGAGATAATAACAGGTTTCATCGGTTTGAAAATGGAAAATGCTCATGTGATGACTACTGGTGA